CCCCTGGCCTGCGTACTCTGGGTTCTCAGCACCTTGAGCGGGGACTGCCCGACTCCCCATGCCCCAGCTCGCGGATGGGGTCCAGACTGacctgctggcccaggctgaACGGCTAAGTAGCCCACTAGCCCCGCTCTCTGATGCTGCCGTCTGTGGACCCAGGTCTTCCAGGATGGGGTCCCCAGGATGGGCGTCAGCCTGCCTGCTGCCTCCTGGGGCCTCGGGAGCTTCCTGCCTACAGCCCGGAGGCTGGGAGTGTCAGGTTACCAAGGAAACCAAGGCAGGCCAGCCAAGGTCTGGAGGACAGAGCCAGCACTCCCTGATCCCGGACCTTGGGCCCCAGGGGCCCTCCTGCAGTGCGGGCTGAGGGCCTCCAGAGacaccccagcccagcctccccgGCCAGGACTGAGAGTCCTGCTGCGTGTCTTCCTCAGTTCTCTGGCTCTGCTGCCCTGTAACTGGGGCCAGCGTTCCAGCCTCAGGGCATTCCCTAGCTTGGAGGCAGCTCACCTTCCGTATCCTAGAAGGGAAACGGAGGCATAGACGGCTACTGTTTTCCATCCCCCAGCATCAGGATGAGAACCATTGCCATCTATACAGAACTCCTCAGTCTGGGCCCAAAGTCAGGGACTCCCCAGTCCCCGGCAGCATGGCCGCAGGAGTGACCCTGGCTTGGCTTTTGTATCTCAACCAAGTGAGACGTGCTGACCCCATCCTTGGTCTCCCCAAACCAGCAGCTTCTGTGTGCCCCGGAGACAAGCCAGAGATCGGACACGGGGAGGAGGGCCTGTCTTCCCTTGTTCTGTGCCACCTTCTAGCTCTGCTGTAGGGTGTGGGATGACGGGATGGGACTTGCAGGGCGGCCCTGAGGTGGTGGGAAAGCTGGGTGGCCAGCGTCTTGGGCTCCCCCAGAGGCCGAGAGAGAGCCAGGCCCCGCCTTCTAGAGCTCCCAGCCTGGATGGAGGGCACACGGAGACTGGAGGCAGGACCTacggggctgcctggccctgcACAGGACCGCTTCCGCCCAGGGCCGGCTGAGGCCTGGAGAGTGGACTCTCGGgagtgggtggggcaggggagttCCGATAAGCGTGGGGACTGCTTGTCTTCCTGGTCCTGATCTCTGGCTGTTGGGAGGAAGGGCCTGCCCAGAACAATGGCCAGAGCCGGGCCAGACTGGGTCagcgctgggggaggggctgccaggCAGGACAGCCTCTGCCAGGGCTGGGCCAAGCCTGGCGGTGATCTGGCTCTGCCTTTTGCTTCCTTCCTAGATGCAGCCGCCTGTCCTGGGAGCCTGGACTGCGCTCTGAAGAGGCGGGCACGGTGCGCCCCTGGAGCGCATGTCTGTGGGCCCTGCCTCCAGCCCTTCCAGGAAGACCCACGGGGACACTGTGTGCCCAGGACGCGCCGGCTTGTGGGTATGGGAGGGAAGGATgtgcttcccccttccctgccctgatTGGGTTGTCACTCAGCCTCAGACCCTGGGTCCCCTGAGTTTTGTTGGTGTGTGGAGCCCTTTATGTCTTCGAGGGGCCCAGTGATCTTTCCAGATCGCAcaagcccagagcctggcagCGGGCTGAGGCATGGGGCAGTTAACCCCTGTCAGGGCAAGAGGTGTCTGGCGTGAAATGCCGGGGTGATCgcaggagaggaagaatcagagttccccatccccctgccccggGCCACCCGGGCCCCCTGCCCCGTGGGCGCTGCTCCTCCACGGCTTGCCCACCCTGTGCAGTCCGTGGGCCTCCCCTGCAGCCTGAGCCCAGCAGGTCCGCGTGGCCAGCTGCTCAGCGAGTTCAGGTGGGATGGGGCATTACAGAGAGAAGTTGGCGGGGCAGGAGGACCTTCCCGGAGAAGGAACGCGTTCCTGGCAGTGAGGCTGGGCAAGGAGACCGTACAGGCCTGCTTCAGAGAGCGGCCGGCGCTCTGCTCTTTCCCTGCTGTATAGAGTGTGTCCTTGGAGCCtctgtctgggggggggggggctgtggctGGGACCAGGGCGGGGGCCCAGCCACCAGCCCCGTCCCGATATCTGTCCTCGGTTCCTACCCATTaactggtgggggtggggacagaatggggcctctttcctcttcttaagGAGTCGCTGCCTGTCTTGGTGGAGAAGGGGTGGGGTGATGCGTGGGTAACAAGCAGGGCGCGGGcaccccttctctccttctggccTTGGTGCGTTCCCCTGACACCTCCACTCCCTTGCCCCGGCCCCCGCTTGCCTGGGAAGGCTGCTGCGCACATGGGCTGCCTTCAGTGGTCACCAAGGCAACTCGGGATGGCCAGGATTGCAGGCTGGTACCAAGTCCTCTGGCCGCCACCCGTGCCTGGGAGGAacctgcagggaggaggaggtCTGGGCCAGGGGTCTGGCTTCTGGATGGACCCCAGCTCCTCTGGAGGGCCACCCACagctggggtggggcggggggcctCTCCACCTGCCTGATGGGCCCTCACCGTCTCCAGGGGAGAGCCTGCCCAGGCCCAGACTGGAAGATGAGATTGACTTCCTGGCCCAGGAGCTGGCCCGGCAGGAGCCTCGGCCCTCCATGCTCACCGGGCAGCCCCAGCCTGAAGCTGGACAGCGGCTGCTGGAGCCGGGTGAGACCCCGCCCattcccacccctaccccccaccccgcgGGGGCCTGACCCCTGGCCCGTCCCAGTGTTCTAacctgccttctctctgcagcGGCCACCCTGGGGCTCTCAGAGCGCCGCCAGGGCCCCGACCTGGGCGCCCCCTCCACTCGAGGAGCCCCTGCACCCACGCCCCACACCTCCTTGGGCTCCCCCGCGTCCTCTGTGCCCGTGCACGTGGCCCCCTTGGAGCCCCGGGGCGGGCGCGGTGACGGACTCGCCCTCGGTAGGTCTGGAGGTCCCTAGGTCTCTGGGTGGGCAGGAGGCAGGGCCCCGCCCAGAAGGCCGCCCTCACCGCGCCCCCTCCCCGCAGTGCTCCTCGTGGCGTGCTCGGTAGCCGGCGCGGCTGCCCTGGCCCTGGCCGCCCTGTGCTGGTGCAGGTGAGCGCGGGGCGCGCCCGACCgtgggcggcgggcggcgggcggcgggcggcggctcCGCGGGTCTCAGGCTCCGCTCCCCGCAGGCTGCAGCGAGACGCCCGCCTGACCCAGAAGGCCGACTACGCGGCCCCGCAGGCACCCGGCTCCCCCGCAGCGCCCGGGATCTCGGTGCgtggccccgccccggccccgcccccccggccCCCGGCTCCGCGGCCTGACCCCCGCCGCCCTCTCCCCGCGCAGCCCGGCGACCAGAGGCTGGCGCAGAGCGCCGAGATGTACCACTACCAGCACCAGAGGCAGCAGATGCGGTGCCTGGAGCGGTGAGaggcccccgccccggccccggcccccatCTGCGCCGCCCCGGCTCCGGCCGAGGGGCGccgagcccccccaccccaccccgggcaGTGTGGGCCCCTGGCGCCCGGAGGGTGTGGGAGGCCCTAGCGATCCCGCCCCCTACCCAGGCATAAAGAGCCGCCCCAGGAGCTGGAGTCCTTGTCCTCAGACGAGGAGAACGAAGACGGGGACTTCACGGTTTACGAGTGCCCGGGCCTGGCCCCGGTGAGTCCCGCGGCAGGAGCccccgggcggggcggggcggcacGGAGGGGGCGGCGGTGGGGACCAGCGGGGTGGGGGCTCCCCTGTGCGCCTCGTGCCCCGCCTGCCTGACCCCGGCCTCCACAGACCGGAGAGATGGAGGTCCGGAACCCGCTGTTCGACCACTCCTCGCTGTCCGCGCCCCTGCCGCAGTGACCTGAAGgctgcctctcccttctcccgGACTGCACGGCCCAGGGGCGGGGAGGGCCGGGGCGCAGCGCTTCCCGTTAAAGAGACCATGTTCTCGCAGTGGGCGTGCTTGTGGCTGGGCCAGGGCacgaggggggcggggcgggaacCCCTTACCGAGGAGACTCAGCCCCCTTCTGCCGggaccttctctttcttcttgcacCTGTCCTGTTGAGTCCGGACCCCAAATGAGGGGGCGGGGAGAACCGGGAGACCAGGCATGGATGAGGAATCCTGGCaacaattaaaatacatttcaaatctGTCATCGTGGTGTGCGGGAGACCGACTTCCATCCCACCGGTTAGGGCCACGGCGGGCGGACGCTGGTGTGGAGGCCTGGGGCTTCCTCCTACCCTCCCAGGGATGGCGGTGTGTCTCCTCGCTCCTGCGTCTGCTGGAAGG
Above is a window of Meles meles chromosome 11, mMelMel3.1 paternal haplotype, whole genome shotgun sequence DNA encoding:
- the NPDC1 gene encoding neural proliferation differentiation and control protein 1 isoform X6 encodes the protein MARAGPDWVSAGGGAARQDSLCQGWAKPGGDLALPFASFLDAAACPGSLDCALKRRARCAPGAHVCGPCLQPFQEDPRGHCVPRTRRLVGESLPRPRLEDEIDFLAQELARQEPRPSMLTGQPQPEAGQRLLEPAATLGLSERRQGPDLGAPSTRGAPAPTPHTSLGSPASSVPVHVAPLEPRGGRGDGLALVLLVACSVAGAAALALAALCWCSPATRGWRRAPRCTTTSTRGSRCGAWSDEENEDGDFTVYECPGLAPTGEMEVRNPLFDHSSLSAPLPQ
- the NPDC1 gene encoding neural proliferation differentiation and control protein 1 isoform X3; the encoded protein is MARAGPDWVSAGGGAARQDSLCQGWAKPGGDLALPFASFLDAAACPGSLDCALKRRARCAPGAHVCGPCLQPFQEDPRGHCVPRTRRLVGESLPRPRLEDEIDFLAQELARQEPRPSMLTGQPQPEAGQRLLEPAATLGLSERRQGPDLGAPSTRGAPAPTPHTSLGSPASSVPVHVAPLEPRGGRGDGLALVLLVACSVAGAAALALAALCWCRLQRDARLTQKADYAAPQAPGSPAAPGISPGDQRLAQSAEMYHYQHQRQQMRCLERHKEPPQELESLSSDEENEDGDFTVYECPGLAPTGEMEVRNPLFDHSSLSAPLPQ
- the NPDC1 gene encoding neural proliferation differentiation and control protein 1 isoform X5, which codes for MARAGPDWVSAGGGAARQDSLCQGWAKPGGDLALPFASFLDAAACPGSLDCALKRRARCAPGAHVCGPCLQPFQEDPRGHCVPRTRRLVGESLPRPRLEDEIDFLAQELARQEPRPSMLTGQPQPEAGQRLLEPAATLGLSERRQGPDLGAPSTRGAPAPTPHTSLGSPASSVPVHVAPLEPRGGRGDGLALVLLVACSVAGAAALALAALCWCRLQRDARLTQKADYAAPQAPGSPAAPGISPGDQRLAQSAEMYHYQHQRQQMRCLERRGERRRGLHGLRVPGPGPDRRDGGPEPAVRPLLAVRAPAAVT
- the NPDC1 gene encoding neural proliferation differentiation and control protein 1 isoform X1 translates to MARAGPDWVSAGGGAARQDSLCQGWAKPGGDLALPFASFLDAAACPGSLDCALKRRARCAPGAHVCGPCLQPFQEDPRGHCVPRTRRLVGESLPRPRLEDEIDFLAQELARQEPRPSMLTGQPQPEAGQRLLEPAATLGLSERRQGPDLGAPSTRGAPAPTPHTSLGSPASSVPVHVAPLEPRGGRGDGLALVLLVACSVAGAAALALAALCWCSPATRGWRRAPRCTTTSTRGSRCGAWSGIKSRPRSWSPCPQTRRTKTGTSRFTSARAWPRPERWRSGTRCSTTPRCPRPCRSDLKAASPFSRTARPRGGEGRGAALPVKETMFSQWACLWLGQGTRGAGREPLTEETQPPSAGTFSFFLHLSC
- the NPDC1 gene encoding neural proliferation differentiation and control protein 1 isoform X4; the encoded protein is MATPVPPPSPRHLRLLRLLLSGLVLGAALRGASAGRPDAAACPGSLDCALKRRARCAPGAHVCGPCLQPFQEDPRGHCVPRTRRLVGESLPRPRLEDEIDFLAQELARQEPRPSMLTGQPQPEAGQRLLEPAATLGLSERRQGPDLGAPSTRGAPAPTPHTSLGSPASSVPVHVAPLEPRGGRGDGLALVLLVACSVAGAAALALAALCWCRLQRDARLTQKADYAAPQAPGSPAAPGISPGDQRLAQSAEMYHYQHQRQQMRCLERHKEPPQELESLSSDEENEDGDFTVYECPGLAPTGEMEVRNPLFDHSSLSAPLPQ
- the NPDC1 gene encoding neural proliferation differentiation and control protein 1 isoform X2: MATPVPPPSPRHLRLLRLLLSGLVLGAALRGASAGRPDAAACPGSLDCALKRRARCAPGAHVCGPCLQPFQEDPRGHCVPRTRRLVGESLPRPRLEDEIDFLAQELARQEPRPSMLTGQPQPEAGQRLLEPAATLGLSERRQGPDLGAPSTRGAPAPTPHTSLGSPASSVPVHVAPLEPRGGRGDGLALVLLVACSVAGAAALALAALCWCSPATRGWRRAPRCTTTSTRGSRCGAWSGIKSRPRSWSPCPQTRRTKTGTSRFTSARAWPRPERWRSGTRCSTTPRCPRPCRSDLKAASPFSRTARPRGGEGRGAALPVKETMFSQWACLWLGQGTRGAGREPLTEETQPPSAGTFSFFLHLSC